AAAAATTGCTGGAAGAATACAAGGCAGAGAATGATAGCTTTAAAGCCCTTAAAAAGCAAATAGAAGTCTTAAATGATAAAATAATCGGTTGATTCTTCGCAAAACGAAGAATCACAAATACAATTTTTTGAATCTCTTCCAATTGGCACAATATCAAGCGCAATCACTCATTCCAGTGATCTAGACGTGCTTAGAATGGCAATCTCAACATTAAATATAACTTTATTAAATACTAATGATTGCATTAAAAATTGCTTTTTGAGATAATTGCTAAAAAAGTGAGGATTCTCAAATGGATAACAAAGATATAGAGCTGATTCAACAAATGGAAAACAAATATGACACTTTTATGCCAGTCTTAACTAATTTAATTGATAGTGTTGAAAAATTTAACTCAATTTACAATAATTATATTGAATTAAAAAATTTTTATGGTAGTGAAAAATGGTTTGAATATATGGAAATTGAAAAGATCCCAGTAAAATGTGGTGTTTTATCAGAAGACCAATTATTTGATATGATTGGTGATCATAATGAACTTCTTGGAGTATTACTTGACCTAACTTCAAAAATGTACAAAAATTTTTAAAAAAAATAAGCACCACTTAAGGTGCCATTTCCTGCCTGCTGAACTCATTTTTAGTGACTTTTTATATAGTTTTGATTTTGTTTTATTTTCATCTAACTGTAAACCAAATTATCACAAACGCTTATATATCAATGAAGTTTACTATAAATTTACACTGTTTAAATGCTAGGTTTAATTCTACAAATTATTTTGAATTTTATTTCAGGTAATTACTGGAAGAGTAAGTAGACCAGTCTTTAACGTCACTTCCAATTATAGCTAATTCTTTATGAGCATTAATAATTCCCATTGTTGTCAATTTTCCAGCTTCTAAAATTACGACGTAATCACTTAGTTTTTCTTCTAATCGATTTTTAAAACTGAAATCAATGGAGCGTTCTTTATCTTTATATCAAAGATTCAAATATCTTAAAAATGGTGCAGGATACACTACTTGATAGTTTTCGTGCTGGTCGTCGCAACTGTACAATTTTCCAAGCTGGGAAAGCGCCCTTTCTACGTGTGAGTGACGTCATGAAATTAAGAAAAACAGATGTCTTTAATCTTGATGGAACAGTCAAACAAACTGCATTTATTCATGATCAAAAAACAGGTAAGGGAAATACGTTATATTTAAAACCTGTCCAACAAGATTTAACGCTTTATCATGCATGGCTCATCCAACAAAATATGAATTCAGAGTGGTTATTTCCTTCAACTTCTCGTCCTGATCGTCCTATTACTGAGAAACAGTTTTATAAGATTATGGCACGAGTTGGTGATCTTTTAGGAATTAACTATCTAGGAACGCATACCATGCGTAAAACAGGCGACTATCGGGGCTATACGTAGTCAAACTATAATATTGGTTTAGTGATGCATTTATTAAACCATTCAAGTGATGCTATGACCTTAACGTATCTTGGATTAGATCAAGCTAGTCGAGAAACGACGTTAGACCAAATTGATTTTGGGTAATGAATGTTTAGAACTTAGTAGTCGTCCAAAAACGACTACTTTTTTTGTTGAATCGTACGAGGACGATTCGATGCTTTTGACTTGTAAGAACAGGATTGAATGAAGCAATACTGTTCGCATATTTTTAGTGGATGAACAAACAAAATACGAGAGATTTTTTGTTTGTTTATACATGGTTTTAGAAAAAAAGAGACGATTTTGGAAGAAGAAAATCGTCTCAGAGTGAAGACAAACCAATTACTCTGTTTTCTATTCTATAGTGACCTCTTGATATAATTTTCTAAAATAAAAATGACTTGCGATTAAATAATAAATAATTTGTATAACTAAAAATAGACCTATAATCATAAATGCCATCATTTGTAATCTTTGATTAAATAAAGCATACATTGCTTTTAACGCTACTAATCCATGAACAGAAGACACTATAATTGGAGTAAAAAATAAAATGCCAACTTGTCTATAAACGG
This genomic stretch from Vagococcus sp. CY52-2 harbors:
- a CDS encoding DUF4298 domain-containing protein: MDNKDIELIQQMENKYDTFMPVLTNLIDSVEKFNSIYNNYIELKNFYGSEKWFEYMEIEKIPVKCGVLSEDQLFDMIGDHNELLGVLLDLTSKMYKNF